A stretch of bacterium DNA encodes these proteins:
- a CDS encoding class I SAM-dependent methyltransferase yields the protein MSQIESNLQKFYQTHAALVSSPFITREGRVNCDLLESVGRMIGLRWDLRPFLDLGCGTGLLSTFAGRKPGLYIGLDLNRHDLFHALQGGSIHFLQGSSLSLPLRDGSISLLTCVDSFEHYPDHRAAAGEMHRVLRADGQIFLSVPTYSNVAGWMKKRMEASGKYAPNTWAPFDYWKPEEYEYLITPDHIRSVFSAAGFTRFSFAGLASELVYGLVPWLWHPKCPSFLEQVAVRVFRLFAKPVTRLFPHWSLHTVWRIEK from the coding sequence GTGTCGCAAATAGAGAGCAACCTGCAAAAATTTTATCAGACTCACGCGGCGCTGGTGAGTTCTCCTTTCATCACCCGGGAGGGGCGGGTGAACTGCGATCTGCTGGAATCCGTCGGCCGGATGATCGGGCTGCGCTGGGATCTGCGACCCTTTCTCGACTTGGGATGCGGAACCGGCCTGCTCTCGACCTTTGCCGGAAGAAAACCGGGATTGTATATCGGCTTGGATCTAAACCGGCACGACCTGTTTCATGCTCTGCAGGGCGGCTCTATTCATTTTCTTCAAGGCAGTTCCCTGTCTTTGCCATTGCGCGACGGGAGCATCAGCTTGTTGACCTGCGTGGATAGTTTTGAACATTATCCAGACCACCGTGCGGCGGCAGGGGAGATGCATCGGGTGCTGCGTGCGGACGGTCAGATTTTTCTTTCTGTTCCGACCTATTCAAATGTCGCGGGATGGATGAAAAAAAGAATGGAAGCCAGCGGCAAGTACGCACCCAACACTTGGGCGCCGTTCGATTATTGGAAACCGGAGGAATACGAGTATTTGATCACTCCGGACCATATTCGCTCTGTGTTCAGCGCGGCTGGTTTTACACGGTTCTCGTTTGCCGGCCTTGCTTCAGAGCTGGTTTATGGCCTGGTGCCGTGGTTATGGCACCCCAAGTGTCCCTCGTTTCTCGAGCAGGTAGCCGTTCGGGTGTTCCGTCTATTCGCCAAACCGGTGACCAGGCTCTTTCCTCACTGGAGCCTGCACACAGTGTGGCGGATTGAAAAATAG